In Streptomyces canus, one DNA window encodes the following:
- a CDS encoding dioxygenase family protein, which produces MSADTLERMPALYLSHGAPPLADDPIWPGELAAWSADLPRPKAILMVSAHWEEAPLALGAVRTVPLVYDFWGFPEHYYQVTYGAPGAPELAESVRKLLRAPGIPVQDIPDRGLDHGAYVPLVEMFPEADIPVLQISMPTLDPVRLMEIGRKLAPLRDEGVLIVGSGFFTHNLAALRHVGSGVPTWSSEFDDWGRRALEARDVDSLLDFLNKAPAGRYAHPRTEHFAPLFVTMGAADVSGELDAQRSVIDGFWMGMAKRSVQFG; this is translated from the coding sequence ATGTCCGCCGACACGCTGGAGCGCATGCCCGCCCTCTATCTGAGTCACGGCGCCCCGCCGCTCGCCGACGACCCGATCTGGCCCGGTGAGCTCGCCGCCTGGTCCGCGGACCTGCCCCGCCCCAAGGCGATCCTCATGGTCTCCGCCCACTGGGAGGAGGCCCCCCTCGCCCTCGGCGCGGTGCGGACCGTCCCACTCGTCTACGACTTCTGGGGCTTCCCCGAGCACTACTACCAGGTGACGTACGGCGCCCCCGGCGCCCCCGAGCTCGCCGAGTCCGTACGCAAGTTGCTGCGCGCCCCCGGCATCCCCGTGCAGGACATCCCGGACCGCGGACTGGACCACGGCGCGTATGTCCCGCTGGTCGAGATGTTCCCCGAGGCCGACATCCCCGTCCTGCAGATCTCCATGCCGACCCTCGACCCGGTCAGGCTCATGGAGATCGGCCGCAAGCTCGCCCCGCTGCGCGACGAGGGCGTCCTGATCGTCGGCTCCGGCTTCTTCACCCACAACCTCGCCGCCCTGCGCCACGTCGGCTCCGGAGTGCCCACCTGGTCCTCCGAGTTCGACGACTGGGGCCGGCGGGCGCTGGAGGCGCGGGACGTGGACTCCCTGCTGGACTTCCTCAACAAGGCTCCGGCCGGGCGCTACGCCCATCCGCGCACCGAGCACTTCGCGCCGCTGTTCGTGACGATGGGCGCGGCGGACGTGAGCGGCGAGCTGGACGCGCAGAGGTCCGTCATCGACGGGTTCTGGATGGGGATGGCCAAGCGGTCGGTGCAGTTCGGCTGA
- a CDS encoding TetR/AcrR family transcriptional regulator: MTATTTAQRKAPRPRADALRNRERIVTAASEMFTEFGPDVPLDEIARRAGVGNATVYRNFPDRDALVREVVCSVMDRTAEAAELALAATGDAFGALERFVHTAADERITALCPMVQSTFDQYHPDLVAARERIEQLVEQLMDRARAAGQLRGDVSVGDLMVAVAQLSRPPAGIGCLTLDGFVHRTLQLFLDGLRAPARSRLPGAALTMEDLRQA; encoded by the coding sequence GTGACCGCCACGACGACCGCGCAGCGCAAGGCGCCCCGGCCCCGCGCCGACGCCCTGCGCAACCGCGAGCGGATCGTCACCGCCGCCAGCGAGATGTTCACCGAGTTCGGCCCCGACGTGCCGCTCGACGAGATCGCCCGCCGGGCCGGCGTGGGCAACGCCACGGTGTACCGCAACTTCCCCGACCGCGACGCGCTCGTCCGTGAGGTCGTCTGCTCCGTCATGGACCGGACGGCGGAGGCGGCCGAGCTCGCGCTCGCGGCGACCGGGGACGCCTTCGGCGCGCTGGAGCGCTTCGTGCACACCGCCGCCGACGAGCGGATCACCGCACTGTGCCCGATGGTCCAGAGCACCTTCGACCAGTACCACCCCGACCTGGTGGCCGCACGCGAACGCATCGAGCAGCTCGTCGAGCAGCTCATGGACCGGGCCAGGGCGGCCGGTCAGCTGCGCGGCGACGTGAGCGTCGGTGACCTGATGGTCGCCGTGGCCCAGCTGTCCCGGCCCCCGGCCGGCATCGGCTGCCTCACCCTGGACGGGTTCGTGCACCGCACCCTTCAGCTGTTCCTGGACGGACTGCGGGCCCCGGCCCGGTCCCGCCTGCCGGGTGCGGCGCTGACCATGGAGGACCTCCGCCAGGCCTGA
- a CDS encoding MarR family winged helix-turn-helix transcriptional regulator, with protein sequence MNTASVPDEEPQWLDDEEQRIWRSYVHATTLLEDHLDRQLQRDAGMPHIYYGLLVGLAEAPDRRLRMTELAMKAKITRSRLSHAIARLERNGWVRREDCPDDKRGQFAVLTDPGLEMLRGAAPGHVRAVRNAVFDRLTPEQQKSLGEIMQIVAEGLQPNEAGADLPWLR encoded by the coding sequence ATGAACACGGCATCCGTCCCCGACGAGGAGCCCCAGTGGCTCGACGACGAAGAGCAGCGCATCTGGCGTTCCTATGTGCACGCCACGACCCTCCTCGAGGATCACCTCGACCGCCAGCTCCAGCGGGACGCCGGCATGCCGCACATCTACTACGGGCTGCTCGTGGGGCTGGCCGAGGCCCCGGACCGGCGGCTGCGGATGACTGAATTGGCCATGAAGGCGAAGATCACCCGGTCCCGCCTCTCCCACGCGATCGCCCGCCTGGAGCGCAACGGCTGGGTGCGCCGCGAGGACTGCCCGGACGACAAGCGCGGCCAGTTCGCGGTGCTCACGGACCCGGGCCTGGAGATGCTGCGGGGCGCCGCGCCCGGCCATGTGCGGGCCGTACGCAACGCCGTCTTCGACCGGCTCACCCCGGAACAGCAGAAGTCCCTCGGCGAGATCATGCAGATCGTCGCCGAGGGACTTCAGCCGAACGAGGCGGGCGCGGATCTGCCCTGGCTCCGCTGA
- a CDS encoding sigma-70 family RNA polymerase sigma factor — MATRAVARRKSATGGSTDAARSVRVHGGEIADRDLVGMYLDEIARTPLLDAAKEVELSQIIEAGVFARQVLDGYEEAKADATRAELEALVEEGERAKDVFIRSNLRLVVAVARRYPRSGLPLLDLIQEGNAGLVRAVEKFDYRKGFKFSTYATWWIRQAITRSIADQSRTIRLPVHLVEELGRIRRVQREFNREHGRDPEPAEIAAELGSNAERVVDVLDWARDPVSLNMSVDDDGDTQFGDLLEDTSAVSPEQSVLTLLRSEELDDLIGRLDQRTASIIKMRYGIDDGRERTLTEVGKEHGLTRERIRQIEKHALLELKKLARSTGFDAAA; from the coding sequence ATGGCAACCCGTGCCGTCGCCCGTCGTAAGTCCGCCACCGGCGGGTCTACCGACGCGGCGCGCAGTGTTCGCGTCCATGGCGGCGAGATCGCCGACCGCGACCTGGTCGGCATGTACCTCGACGAGATCGCGCGTACGCCGCTGCTCGACGCCGCCAAGGAAGTCGAGCTGTCCCAGATCATCGAGGCGGGTGTGTTCGCCCGACAGGTCCTCGACGGGTATGAGGAAGCCAAGGCGGACGCCACCCGTGCGGAGCTGGAGGCCCTGGTGGAGGAGGGGGAGCGCGCCAAGGACGTGTTCATCCGCTCCAACCTCCGCCTGGTCGTGGCCGTGGCCCGCCGCTATCCCCGCAGCGGCCTGCCCCTGCTCGACCTGATCCAGGAGGGCAACGCCGGCCTGGTGCGCGCGGTCGAGAAGTTCGACTACCGCAAGGGCTTCAAGTTCTCGACGTACGCGACCTGGTGGATCCGTCAGGCCATCACCCGCTCCATCGCCGACCAGTCCCGCACCATCCGGCTGCCCGTCCACCTCGTGGAGGAGCTCGGCCGCATCCGCCGTGTGCAGCGCGAGTTCAACCGTGAGCACGGCCGCGACCCGGAGCCCGCGGAGATCGCCGCGGAGCTCGGCTCCAACGCGGAGCGCGTGGTCGACGTCCTGGACTGGGCCCGCGACCCGGTCTCGCTGAACATGTCGGTGGACGACGACGGCGACACCCAGTTCGGTGACCTGTTGGAGGACACCTCCGCGGTCTCACCGGAGCAGTCGGTGCTGACGTTGCTGCGCAGCGAGGAACTGGACGACCTCATCGGCCGCCTCGACCAGCGCACCGCTTCCATCATCAAGATGCGGTACGGCATCGACGACGGGCGCGAGCGCACGCTGACCGAGGTCGGCAAGGAACACGGCCTCACCCGTGAGCGGATCCGGCAGATCGAGAAGCACGCCCTGCTGGAGCTGAAGAAGCTCGCGCGGTCCACCGGGTTCGACGCGGCGGCGTAG
- the pfkB gene encoding 1-phosphofructokinase: MILTVTPNPSLDRTYEVPSLERGEVIRATGERMDPGGKGVNVSRAVTAAGQRTVAVLPLGGAPGALVADLLDAQGIEVAPVPVAGATRSNIALAESDGVLTKINAPGPDLSAAEQELLLETVREQSRDASWIACCGSLPRGLAPSWYAEVVARAHAGGARIALDTSGRALLEALRERPDVVKPNAEELAEAVGRPLATVGDAVKAAEELREMGARAVLASLGADGQLLVDGSGAWFGSAHVEVVRSNVGAGDSSLAGFLIAGGSGPEALASAVAHGAAAVQLPGSEMPTPDDLDPAAVTVTAEVPMDRALKEPVS, from the coding sequence ATGATCCTCACCGTCACCCCGAATCCGTCCCTGGACCGTACGTACGAGGTCCCGTCCCTGGAGCGCGGCGAGGTCATCCGCGCCACCGGTGAACGCATGGACCCCGGCGGCAAGGGCGTCAACGTCTCGCGCGCCGTCACGGCCGCCGGGCAGCGCACGGTCGCGGTCCTGCCCCTGGGTGGTGCGCCGGGGGCGCTCGTCGCCGACCTGCTCGACGCACAGGGCATCGAGGTCGCACCGGTGCCGGTCGCGGGCGCCACCCGCTCGAACATCGCGCTCGCCGAGTCGGACGGGGTGCTCACGAAGATCAACGCGCCGGGTCCGGACCTGTCCGCCGCCGAGCAGGAACTCTTGCTGGAGACCGTGCGCGAGCAGTCGCGCGACGCCTCATGGATCGCGTGCTGCGGGAGCCTGCCCCGGGGCCTCGCGCCCTCGTGGTACGCCGAGGTGGTCGCGCGAGCGCACGCAGGTGGTGCGCGGATCGCGCTGGACACCTCGGGGCGCGCGCTCCTCGAGGCGCTGCGCGAACGGCCCGACGTGGTGAAGCCGAACGCCGAGGAACTCGCGGAGGCCGTCGGGCGCCCGCTCGCCACGGTGGGCGACGCCGTGAAGGCGGCCGAGGAACTGCGTGAGATGGGCGCGCGCGCCGTGCTCGCCAGCCTGGGCGCCGACGGGCAGCTGCTCGTGGACGGCTCGGGCGCCTGGTTCGGCAGCGCGCACGTGGAGGTCGTACGCAGCAATGTCGGCGCCGGCGACTCCTCGCTGGCCGGCTTCCTGATCGCCGGCGGCAGCGGCCCCGAGGCCCTCGCCTCCGCGGTCGCTCACGGGGCGGCGGCCGTCCAGCTGCCCGGCAGCGAGATGCCGACGCCGGACGACCTGGACCCGGCCGCGGTGACCGTCACGGCCGAGGTGCCCATGGACCGCGCGCTGAAGGAGCCGGTGTCGTGA
- a CDS encoding MFS transporter gives MSETAAKAPGAPATSGDANRWKALVFIALAQLMVVLDATIVNIALPSAQTDLGISDGNRQWVVTAYALAFGGLLLFGGRIADLWGRKNAFVVGLIGFALASALGGAATSGAMMFGARALQGVFGALLAPAALSLLAVMFTDAKERAKAFGIYGAIAGGGGAVGFILGGVLTEYMNWRWTFFVNIPFAIVAALGAYFVIREPEGGRNRNPLDIPGVLLSTLGLVALVYGFTRAESNGWGDSVTVGMFVASAVLLTAFVVTEARVKAPLLPLRVITDRNRGGIYLSLGIAIIAMFGTFLFLTYYLQIVKGFSPIKTGFAFMPMIVGMMVGSTQIGTRLMTRLPARLLMGPGFLVAAVGMLLMTQLEIGSSYASTILPAMLLLGLGMGTAFMPAMSLATLGVEPRDAGVASAMVNTSQQVGGAIGTALLNTIAASATTSYIADHIGSATSKSQQQLVALEGQVHGYTNAIWFAVGMLVLAAAIVVTLVNAGRPDTTAVTGSGEGAEEELAIPVVAH, from the coding sequence ATGTCTGAAACAGCCGCAAAGGCACCCGGCGCACCGGCCACGTCCGGTGACGCCAACCGCTGGAAAGCGCTCGTCTTCATCGCGCTCGCCCAGCTGATGGTCGTCCTCGACGCCACCATCGTGAACATCGCCCTGCCGTCCGCCCAGACCGACCTGGGCATCTCCGACGGCAACCGTCAGTGGGTCGTCACGGCCTACGCCCTCGCCTTCGGTGGCCTCCTGCTCTTCGGCGGCCGCATAGCCGACCTGTGGGGCCGCAAGAACGCCTTCGTGGTCGGCCTGATCGGCTTCGCGCTGGCCTCCGCACTGGGCGGCGCGGCCACCAGCGGCGCCATGATGTTCGGCGCCCGTGCCCTCCAGGGCGTCTTCGGCGCGCTGCTCGCGCCCGCCGCGCTCTCCCTGCTCGCCGTGATGTTCACGGACGCCAAGGAGCGCGCCAAGGCCTTCGGCATCTACGGCGCGATCGCCGGTGGCGGCGGCGCCGTGGGCTTCATCCTCGGCGGTGTGCTGACCGAGTACATGAACTGGCGCTGGACCTTCTTCGTGAACATCCCGTTCGCGATCGTGGCCGCGCTCGGCGCGTACTTCGTCATCCGTGAGCCCGAGGGCGGCCGCAACCGCAACCCGCTCGACATCCCCGGCGTCCTGCTGTCCACCCTGGGCCTGGTCGCGCTGGTCTACGGCTTCACCCGCGCCGAGTCCAACGGCTGGGGCGACTCCGTGACCGTCGGCATGTTCGTCGCGTCGGCCGTCCTGCTGACCGCCTTCGTCGTCACCGAGGCCAGGGTCAAGGCCCCGCTGCTGCCGCTGCGTGTGATCACCGACCGCAACCGCGGCGGGATCTACCTCTCCCTCGGCATCGCGATCATCGCGATGTTCGGCACCTTCCTGTTCCTCACCTACTACCTGCAGATCGTGAAGGGCTTCTCGCCGATCAAGACCGGCTTCGCCTTCATGCCGATGATCGTCGGCATGATGGTCGGCTCGACCCAGATCGGCACCCGTCTGATGACCCGCCTGCCGGCCCGCCTGCTGATGGGCCCCGGCTTCCTGGTCGCCGCGGTCGGCATGCTCCTGATGACCCAGCTGGAGATCGGCTCGTCGTACGCCTCGACGATCCTGCCGGCGATGCTGCTGCTCGGCCTCGGCATGGGTACGGCCTTCATGCCCGCCATGTCCCTGGCCACCCTGGGCGTCGAGCCCCGGGACGCCGGTGTCGCCTCCGCGATGGTCAACACCTCGCAGCAGGTGGGCGGCGCGATCGGTACGGCCCTGCTGAACACGATCGCCGCCTCCGCCACGACCTCCTACATCGCCGACCACATCGGCTCCGCGACCTCCAAGTCGCAGCAGCAGCTGGTCGCGCTGGAGGGCCAGGTGCACGGCTACACCAACGCGATCTGGTTCGCCGTCGGCATGCTGGTGCTCGCCGCCGCGATCGTCGTGACCCTCGTCAACGCCGGCCGCCCGGACACGACCGCCGTGACCGGGTCCGGAGAGGGCGCCGAGGAGGAGCTGGCGATCCCGGTCGTCGCCCACTGA
- a CDS encoding DeoR/GlpR family DNA-binding transcription regulator yields the protein MYAPERQQEILRLARDGGRVDVVSLAEEFQVTAETIRRDLKALDRAGLLRRVHGGAIPAGRLDFEPDLAERETTSADEKDHIAKAALAELPTEGTLILDAGTTVARLAAAVPLEASLTVVTHSLPIAARLADHPGIQLHLVGGRVRHRTRAAVDAWALRAYGEIRADVLFVAANGFSADHGLTTPDLAEAAVKRAAIAAARRVVLLADSAKHGQEHFARFGDLSDVDLLITDSGLSPDDAAVIERGGTEVVRA from the coding sequence ATGTACGCACCGGAGCGGCAGCAGGAGATCCTCCGGCTCGCTCGTGACGGCGGGCGCGTCGACGTCGTCTCACTGGCCGAGGAGTTCCAGGTCACGGCCGAGACGATCCGCCGGGACCTGAAGGCCCTCGACCGTGCGGGGCTGCTGCGCCGGGTGCACGGCGGAGCCATCCCGGCCGGGCGCCTCGACTTCGAGCCGGACCTCGCCGAGCGCGAGACGACCTCGGCCGACGAGAAGGACCACATCGCCAAGGCGGCCCTCGCGGAACTGCCGACCGAGGGCACCCTGATCCTCGACGCCGGTACGACCGTCGCCCGCCTGGCCGCCGCCGTCCCGCTGGAGGCCTCGCTCACCGTCGTCACCCACAGCCTGCCGATCGCGGCCCGCCTCGCGGACCACCCCGGCATCCAGCTCCACCTGGTCGGGGGGCGCGTACGTCACCGTACGCGCGCCGCGGTCGACGCCTGGGCGCTGCGGGCGTACGGCGAGATCCGGGCCGATGTCCTCTTCGTGGCGGCCAACGGCTTCTCCGCCGATCACGGCCTCACCACCCCCGACCTCGCCGAGGCCGCGGTCAAGCGCGCGGCGATCGCCGCCGCCCGCCGGGTGGTCCTGCTCGCCGACTCGGCCAAGCACGGCCAGGAGCACTTCGCCCGCTTCGGCGACCTGAGCGACGTGGACCTGCTGATCACCGACAGCGGGCTGAGCCCCGACGACGCCGCCGTGATCGAGCGCGGTGGCACGGAAGTAGTGCGCGCATGA
- a CDS encoding GNAT family N-acetyltransferase, with protein MPSERTEVQVRPGAESDLGALTDIYNHYARETPITFDTAVFTPEERRPWLLSHPEDGPYRLMVATDTDPTGTSQRILGYATSSPFRAKPAYATSVEVTVYLAPDAGGRGIGTLLYKALFEALADEDLHRAYAGIAQPNEASTRLHERFGFRHVGTYREVGRKFGRYWDVAWYEKAL; from the coding sequence ATGCCGTCAGAACGTACAGAGGTGCAGGTCAGGCCGGGAGCCGAAAGCGACCTCGGGGCCCTCACCGACATCTACAACCACTACGCTCGTGAGACGCCCATCACATTCGACACCGCCGTCTTCACTCCGGAAGAGCGCCGCCCTTGGCTGCTCTCCCACCCTGAAGACGGCCCGTACCGTCTAATGGTTGCCACCGACACGGACCCGACAGGAACCTCACAGCGGATCCTCGGGTACGCCACGTCCAGCCCCTTCCGCGCCAAGCCCGCGTACGCGACCTCCGTGGAGGTCACCGTCTACCTCGCCCCGGACGCCGGCGGCCGGGGCATCGGCACCCTCCTCTACAAGGCCCTCTTCGAGGCTCTGGCCGACGAGGACCTGCATCGCGCCTACGCGGGCATCGCACAACCCAACGAAGCGTCCACGCGGCTGCATGAACGCTTCGGCTTCCGGCACGTCGGCACCTACCGGGAAGTGGGCAGGAAGTTCGGCCGCTACTGGGACGTGGCCTGGTACGAAAAGGCGCTCTAG
- a CDS encoding MFS transporter: protein MTSTETTLSGTLDAPPAAGDRRRWFALAIVMTAAFMDLVDVTIVNIAIPSIRQEAGASVSQIQWITAGYALAFAAGLITGGRLGDIHGRKRLFLVGIGGFTLASALCGFAANPEMLVAARILQGGMAAMMVPQVLSIVHATFPAHERGKVFGLFGAIVGLGAVSGPLLGALLTEWNLFGLEWRPIFLINLPVGIVGLVLGSRFITESKAPRALKLDLVGVGLVVVGLLLLLYPLTRGEELDWPLWGYVAMAGAPLVFAALVAYEKGKGARDGSPLVELSLFKVKSFAAGIAVQTVFGVGLGIFFLVWTLYMQTGLGWSPLRAGLTGVPFSIAVSTAAGLSVQKLVPRFGRKVLQAGALLMAVGVLLYLWEAERYGMGISSWQMALPLVVMGVGMGLIVAPLTDAVLSEVPREHAGSASGLINTVQQMGNALGLGLVSVVFFGVIGDDLRPAQVGPAFVDAFQHALGWVAAVMGVIFLLMFALPKRPAQHVEGAETGAELAVVEEKAPELV from the coding sequence ATGACCTCCACCGAGACCACCCTTTCGGGCACCCTCGACGCGCCGCCCGCCGCGGGCGACCGGCGTCGCTGGTTCGCCCTCGCCATCGTGATGACCGCCGCCTTCATGGACCTCGTCGACGTCACCATCGTCAACATCGCCATCCCGTCCATCCGGCAGGAGGCCGGTGCCTCCGTCAGCCAGATCCAGTGGATCACCGCCGGCTATGCCCTCGCCTTCGCCGCGGGGCTGATCACCGGCGGGCGGCTCGGTGACATCCACGGGCGCAAGCGGCTGTTCCTCGTCGGCATCGGCGGGTTCACGCTCGCGTCGGCGCTGTGCGGCTTCGCCGCGAACCCGGAGATGCTGGTCGCGGCCCGGATCCTGCAGGGCGGCATGGCGGCGATGATGGTGCCGCAGGTCCTGTCGATCGTGCACGCGACCTTTCCGGCGCACGAGCGGGGGAAGGTGTTCGGACTGTTCGGCGCGATCGTGGGGCTCGGGGCCGTCTCCGGCCCACTGCTCGGCGCGCTGCTGACCGAGTGGAACCTGTTCGGGCTCGAGTGGCGGCCGATCTTCCTCATCAACCTGCCGGTCGGGATCGTGGGGCTCGTGCTCGGCAGCCGCTTCATTACCGAGTCCAAGGCTCCGCGGGCGCTGAAGCTGGACCTGGTGGGCGTGGGACTCGTGGTGGTGGGGTTGCTGCTGCTGCTCTACCCGCTGACCCGCGGTGAGGAGCTGGACTGGCCGCTGTGGGGGTATGTGGCGATGGCCGGTGCGCCCCTCGTCTTCGCCGCGCTGGTGGCGTACGAGAAGGGCAAGGGCGCGCGGGACGGGTCGCCGCTGGTCGAGCTGTCGCTGTTCAAGGTGAAGAGCTTCGCGGCCGGCATCGCGGTGCAGACCGTGTTCGGGGTCGGACTCGGCATCTTCTTCCTGGTGTGGACGCTGTACATGCAGACCGGGCTGGGCTGGAGCCCGCTGCGTGCGGGGCTGACGGGGGTGCCGTTCTCGATCGCGGTCTCCACGGCGGCGGGTCTGTCGGTGCAGAAGCTCGTCCCGCGCTTCGGGCGCAAGGTGCTCCAGGCCGGTGCGCTGCTGATGGCGGTGGGTGTGCTGCTCTACCTCTGGGAGGCGGAGCGGTACGGCATGGGGATCAGCTCGTGGCAGATGGCGTTGCCGCTGGTCGTGATGGGTGTCGGCATGGGTCTGATCGTCGCGCCGCTGACGGACGCGGTGCTCTCGGAGGTGCCGCGCGAGCACGCCGGTTCGGCGTCGGGGCTCATCAACACCGTGCAGCAGATGGGCAACGCGCTCGGACTCGGGCTGGTGTCCGTGGTGTTCTTCGGGGTCATCGGCGACGACCTGCGACCCGCTCAGGTGGGCCCGGCCTTCGTGGACGCGTTCCAGCACGCGCTCGGATGGGTCGCGGCGGTGATGGGCGTGATCTTCCTGCTGATGTTCGCGCTGCCGAAGCGGCCCGCGCAGCACGTGGAGGGAGCCGAGACAGGGGCGGAGCTTGCGGTGGTGGAGGAGAAGGCACCCGAGCTCGTATAG
- a CDS encoding helix-turn-helix transcriptional regulator — MTTDTPARLLTLLSLLQTPREWPGGELADRLGVSRRTVRRDIDRLRELGYPVQATKGSDGGYRLVAGKAMPPLVLDDEEAVAIAVGLRAGAGHAVEGMDEASVRALAKLEQVLPSRLRHRVSTLQAATTPLTSGDGASIATGTLTVMASTVAGHERLRFSYRAKDGAESRRVVEPYRLVSTGRRWYLVAYDLDRGDWRTFRVDRVNDPFATGARFAPRELPTGSAAEYLRQSMYHRQETYEIAVTFEADATVVGARVPAWMGVPESLGEGRCRLRATVGDAVEWMAVRLAMTGVEFRVEEPAELVEAVRELGGRLVRASGGDV, encoded by the coding sequence ATGACGACGGACACCCCGGCACGGCTCCTGACGCTCCTCTCCCTCCTCCAGACGCCCCGTGAATGGCCCGGCGGTGAGCTCGCCGACCGCCTCGGGGTCTCCCGCCGCACGGTCCGACGGGACATCGACCGCCTCCGCGAGCTGGGCTATCCCGTCCAGGCGACGAAGGGCTCCGACGGCGGCTACCGGCTCGTCGCGGGCAAGGCCATGCCCCCGCTCGTCCTCGACGACGAGGAGGCGGTGGCCATCGCGGTCGGGCTGCGGGCGGGGGCGGGGCACGCGGTCGAGGGGATGGACGAGGCGTCCGTGCGGGCCCTGGCGAAACTGGAACAGGTCCTGCCGTCCCGCCTACGGCACCGTGTGTCCACCCTCCAGGCCGCGACGACTCCGCTGACCAGCGGGGACGGGGCGAGCATCGCGACCGGGACCCTGACGGTGATGGCGTCCACGGTGGCCGGGCACGAGCGGCTGCGGTTCTCCTACCGCGCGAAGGACGGGGCCGAGTCGCGACGCGTCGTGGAGCCGTACCGTCTGGTCTCCACCGGGCGACGGTGGTACCTGGTCGCCTACGACCTCGACCGCGGCGACTGGCGGACCTTCCGGGTCGACCGGGTGAACGATCCCTTCGCGACGGGGGCGCGGTTCGCTCCGCGGGAGTTGCCGACGGGGAGTGCGGCGGAGTATCTGCGGCAGTCGATGTACCACCGTCAGGAGACATACGAGATCGCCGTGACCTTCGAGGCGGACGCGACGGTGGTGGGGGCTCGGGTGCCGGCGTGGATGGGGGTGCCGGAGTCTCTCGGGGAGGGACGGTGTCGGCTGCGGGCGACCGTGGGGGACGCGGTGGAGTGGATGGCGGTGCGGTTGGCGATGACGGGGGTGGAGTTCCGTGTGGAGGAACCCGCGGAACTGGTGGAGGCGGTAAGGGAGTTGGGGGGACGGCTGGTTCGGGCGTCGGGGGGAGACGTCTAG